In one window of Octopus bimaculoides isolate UCB-OBI-ISO-001 chromosome 20, ASM119413v2, whole genome shotgun sequence DNA:
- the LOC128250357 gene encoding uncharacterized protein LOC128250357 — protein MALHTRYPGLYCLSADISNAKLESGDLRRIEAHWYVNGLVLELYDYSNINKWTFEHLVGVIRQLAPDSVQVCIKPANIQYRILDVVLKRSQLSVGTPEYLRLLNEFFDKTDSTFDYEKIQPPPTSIIFRYAGIFTFSSRLCKQSLNEQNLHRIGVENFTNGLILELIDYANLCQWTIDYITAVVYAIIPESIIDTLSDGTLQGRIMKLAHDRLHFKMGTVEYEAFITATFDAGHLSSLPPAALPSTCITTPTTVTSTIMTSRTSNNVQVQPRESTSPNLPDVVNHAKEIAKTSATEIALY, from the exons ATGGCACTTCATACGAG ATATCCTGGATTATATTGTCTGTCGGCTGACATCAGCAATGCAAAACTAGAGTCTGGAGATTTACGACGAATTGAAGCCCATTGGTACGTAAATGGTCTGGTATTGGAACTTTATGATTATTCTAACATCAATAAATGGACATTTGAGCATTTGGTTGGAGTAATCCGTCAGTTGGCACCCGATTCAGTTCAAGTCTGTATAAAACCAGCCAACATTCAATATCGTATTTTAGACGTGGTATTAAAGAGGTCTCAACTTTCAGTGGGAACTCCGGAATATTTACGGCTTTTGAACGAATTCTTTGACAAAACAGACTCCACATTTGATTATGAGAAGATTCAACCGCCGCCTACTTCCATAATATTTCGCTATGCCGGTATTTTCACATTCTCAAGTAGGCTGTGCAAACAAAGTCTTAATGAGCAAAATCTTCACCGCATTGGCGTGGAAAACTTCACCAATGGCCTGATTCTCGAGTTAATCGATTATGCAAATTTATGCCAATGGACAATCGACTATATAACTGCTGTGGTCTATGCGATAATCCCAGAATCCATTATTGATACCTTGAGTGATGGCACTCTTCAGGGGCGTATTATGAAGTTAGCACACGATCGTCTGCATTTTAAAATGGGGACCGTTGAATACGAAGCGTTTATAACAGCAACGTTCGATGCCGGCCATTTGTCCTCTTTGCCTCCGGCTGCTCTTCCATCGACGTGTATAACCACTCCAACGACAGTCACTTCGACAATAATGACTTCCAGAACGTCAAACAACGTCCAAGTGCAGCCAAGGGAATCGACATCGCCAAACTTACCCGATGTTGTCAATCACGCCAAAGAAATAGCTAAAACGTCAGCAACTGAAATTGCTTTATATTAA